The following proteins are co-located in the Vidua macroura isolate BioBank_ID:100142 chromosome 1, ASM2450914v1, whole genome shotgun sequence genome:
- the MSANTD3 gene encoding myb/SANT-like DNA-binding domain-containing protein 3, whose product MQNEIIKPAKYFSEVEKSVLLALVEKYKYVLECKKSDARTIALKQRTWQALAHEYNSQPSVSLRDFKQLKKCWENIKARTKKIMAHERREKVKRSISPLINTHIVGKEKIGSIMPEQMYFLQSPPEEDSEYQPDASSQESFVVSNRDLCDEDKELVHFPVCEGTSQPEPSCSDVRIAADKNYRSKASQESALKKMHEEEHHQQMSILQLQLIQMNEVHVAKIQQIERECEMAEEEHRIKMEVLNKKKMYWERKLQTITKEWPVSSYNRPFPNSP is encoded by the exons ATGCAAAACGAAATAATAAAGCCTGCTAAATACTTCTCAGAAGTGGAGAAGAGTGTGCTGCTTGCATTAGTTGAAAAGTACAAATACGTGCTTGAATGTAAAAAAAGTGATGCAAGAACTATTGCTCTGAAACAGCGCACCTGGCAAGCACTAGCTCATGAATATAATTCACAGCCCAGTGTATCACTGCGAGACTTCAAACAGTTAAAGAAATGCTGGGAAAATATCAAGGCACGGACAAAAAAGATAATGGCACATGAAAGGCGGGAGAAGGTAAAAAGAAGTATTAGTCCACTTATAAATACTCACATCGTAGGGAAAGAGAAGATTGGAAGCATAATGCCTGAGCAAATGTACTTTTTGCAGAGCCCACCAGAAGAAGACTCTGAATATCAGCCTGATGCTTCTAGTCAAG AGTCATTTGTTGTGTCAAACAGAGACCTTTGTGATGAAGACAAAGAGCTGGTACATTTTCCAGTATGCGAAGGTACCTCCCAGCCTGAGCCTTCATGTTCTGATGTCAGAATAGCAGCAGATAAGAACTACAGAAGTAAAGCATCTCAGGAAAGTGCTCTGAAAAAGATGCACGAGGAAGAACATCATCAGCAAATGTCGATTTTGCAACTCCAGTTAATCCAAATGAATGAAGTTCATGTTGCAAAGATACAGCAAATAGAAAGAGAGTGCGAGATGGCTGAAGAAGAACACAGGATAAAAATGGAAGTgctaaataaaaagaaaatgtattggGAGAGAAAACTGCAGACCATTACAAAAGAATGGCCTGTATCATCCTATAACAGACCCTTTCCTAATTCACCTTAG